The genome window ATTGTTTTCTGTCGGGTAAAACTGGTAGGCGCTGTCAGGCCCGGCCGGTTGCAACCACCATTGCACCTGATGCAAATCGGCGAATGCCTTCAGCTTCACTTCGTCGTCGGCCGAAAGCTCGGTCATGATGCGTAAAACCATGGCCGTGACTTTTTCCTGCGCGCCCTGCCCGATCGCCAGTTCGATCTGCGGCAAATGGTCGATGACGGATAGCGAAGCGATCAATTCGCGCAAAGGCACCAGCATTGCCGACACATTCGGCGGCAGGATTTCGCAAGTCTTCATATCGGTGATGAAGGACGATTTGCGCTCATGGAAACCGACCAGTACACCACCTTTTTTCGGCACATTCCGCACCGAAATACGGGCGCGATAACGATAGCCCCAGGTCGGTCCATGGATAGGACGCAACATGGTTTCCGCCTTGACCTTGCCTATGTGCTTCAGGTTATCTTCGAGGATGCGTTGCTTGAGTGCGACCTGTGCGCTCGGCTCCAGATGCTGCATCGAACAGCCGCCGCAAATCCCGAAATACACGCACTTTGGCTTGGTGCGCAGCGATGACTCCTTGATCAGCGACATCATTTTTGCCGCTTCCCAGTTCGCTTTCTTGCGATAGGAAGAATAGACGACGCGCTCTTTCGGCAAGGCACCCTCGACGAAGACTACTTTGCCCGGCGTGCCATCTTCATTTTGCAAATGGCCGACACCGCGTGCTTCCATGTCGAGGGACTCGATATCAATAATGGTTTGCTGCATAGGGACTAATTCAGAATCAAGCGCATAAGCGACTTGCGTTAAATGGGATAAGGAAAGTGAAGGCGGATGATATCAAACTGCGGCGCTTTAGCGCCGTATTCCACTCATTTTGTCGCGTATTTGGGCAATGCTAGAGCAGAGAGTCCTTGCCGACCCCGGTCCGCATCAGCGAGCGTTTCAGCTTGACCAATGCTTCCTGCTGGATTTGCCGTACCCGTTCGCGCGTGACGTGCATTTCTGCCGCCAGCGCTTCCAGTGTGGCCGGATCATCATTATCCAGACCAAAGCGACGCGTAATCACCAGGCGCTGCTTATCGGGTAATTTTTCCAGCCAGTCATGCACCAGCACCGTCATTTCATTGTGCTCGGCCAGTGCGTCCGGATCGTTCGCATGGTCGCCCTGCAATAAATCCATCAGGCTTGATTGCGGATCGCCATCCAGTGGTGCGTCCAACGACGTCGCATGCTCGGATAGCGCCAGGATGTCCTGCACGTCTTCAACACTGCGATCCACCAGATGCGCGATATCTTCCGCCGTCGCATCCTTGCCATCGTGATGTTGTGCTTCGAGGTGGAATTTGGCGCGCAGGGTCTGATTCAGTTCACGCACCACATGCACCGGCAAGCGTACAGTACGCGCCTGGTTCATGATCGCGCGCTCTATGCTCTGGCGTATCCACCAGGTGGCGTAAGTCGAAAAACGGAAACCGCGTTCAGGTTCGAATTTGTCGATCGCGCGCATCAAGCCGAGGTTGCCCTCTTCGATCAGGTCCAGCAGGATGACACCGCGATTGATGTAATGCTTGGCGATAGAGACAACCAGGCGCAGATTGTGTTCTATCATTTTCTGGCGCGCAGCAAAGTTACCTTGCTTGGCCAGCGTTGCGAAATGCACCTCTTCCGGCACTGTCAACAAAGGACGCGTACCGATCTGATTCAGGTAATGCTGGGTCGCATCGGTCGAGAGCTCGGTCGCCAGGACTTTTTTCAGTTCATCGATACCGGCCACCTCTACCGGCGCAACACGCTCCGCCAACTCGACAGCATCGCCGTCGTCGTCGGTAATGTCGGATTTCTCCGCATCATCGTCAGCTTGCAATGAGAGCTCGGACGACAATGCATCCGAGTTTTCATCATCTTCTGCGTGTACGTCACGGTTGCGTGTCATTAGCGTTTAGCGGCTAGGTAAAAACTTCGATGGATCGACCGGTTTGCCTTGCTGGCGGATTTCAAAATGCAATTTAACGGAATCGGAATCGGAATCACCCATTTCCGCAATTTTCTGCCCTTTATTGACATTTTGTCCTTCTTTTACAAGGATAGCCTTGTTATGTGCGTAAGCGGACAACAAATTGCTGGTGTGCTTCACAATGACCAGGTTGCCATAACCGCGTATGCCGCTGCCGGCATACATGACCTTGCCGGCACCGGCGGCGAGCACGGCCTGCCCTGACTTGCCGGCGATATCCAGCCCTTTACGGCCGTCATCAAATGTACCGACCACCTTGCCCTCGGCCGGCCAGATCCACGACACACTGTCGTCGTCGGCCGCCAAAGCAACCGGTGCGGCAGCCTCGGCTGGAGTTGCCGGCTTGGCTGCTGTAGCGGTGGCCGGGGTCGCAGCCGGGGCAGCGGCAACTACCGGTGTGCTGTCCGGTTTTTGCATCTCTGCCAGAGTCGCATCCGAGTATGGCCGCTTCTCGCCACGCGGGCTGGTTTTATTCGTTGCACTGGCACTGACTGTCGTACTCGACGGCGCGCCCAAAGGACGGCTTTCCACTACCGACGAACTGGCGATTGCTCCGGTTTGCGCTCCACCACTACGCGCGACCGGCGCGTCCGGCGGTGCTACCCGCAACACTTGTCCGACCTTGATATCGTTCGGATTCGCCAGGTTATTCCACGCCACGATTTCGCTATAACTCTGGCCGAAATCCAGCGCGATCCGATACAGGGTGTCGCCCTTCCGCACGGTATACGTTGTACGGTCTTCCACCGCCGCTTTCGGCGGGGTCGTGCCACTGATCCTGCGCTCACTGACCGGGGCCGAATTCTGGGTAGAACTACAGGCGCTGAGTAAGCCGACCAGCGATATCAAAAATATCTGTCGAGTTGTGTTTATTCTCATTACGTTCAATTATTCTTTAGCAGTGTTGATGCGTTGGAAACTAAGTCACGGTACCTGGACGGAGTGGCACAAAATGGCAATCCTCCAGCGTCGAACTTTTCCATTCAAATTTGCTGACGCGTTCTATCAGTTGCAATACCTGATGACGTTCGCCAACCGGGGCGACCAGGCGCCCACCTATTGTCATTTGTTCCAGCAGAGCCTGCGGCACTTCCAGTCCGGCGGCAGCCAAAATGATGCCGTCGAACGGTGCTGCCTGGGGTAAGCCAAGCATACCATCTCCGTAATGCAAGCGGATATTTGCAACCCGCATCGGCCGCAAATTGGCTTTTGCCAATTCATGCAAGCCCTTGATCCGTTCGATGGAATAGACTTCCTTGGCCACCAGCGACAAGACTGCAGCCTGATAACCGCAGCCGGTTCCGATTTCCAGCACCCGATTGAGTACGCCACCCTGCTGATTGTTCCGCATGACTTCAATCATTCTGGCAACGATGTATGGCTGCGAGATGGTTTGATGATAACCAATTGGCAACGAAGCATCGATATAAGCCTGGCTCGCCAGTGCCGGCTCCATGAATAAATGACGTGGCACGGCATCCATCGCCGCCAATACCTTGCTGTCTTTTACCCCTTGTTTTGCGACCCGGGCGGTCATTGCCTTGCGCACCGCCTCGGATACCAAAGGCGTGGCGCGCTCGTTGGAAGACGGCGCGGCGGCTGCCTTGCGCGGCACTTCTGCCGGACGCGCCGGCGTAATCGTGCGTTTGCCGTGTTGCGAAGCATTCTGGGTGGCTGTTTGTGGGGTTGCCACTTTGCCGGAAGTGCTACTGCGGTTTACTTCGGTCCGGGCACCACTGCGCGGGGCTTTCTCTGCAATCGATGACAGCGAGAGCGGGAAACGCTTTTTCTCTGTCATACCAAAACCTTCTTCAGGGCTTCCAGTTGCGCTGTATGCGTCAAATCGATTTGCAGCGGGGTAATCGATACATGACCCAGCGCGGTGGCATGGAAATCAGTGCCCTCGCCGGCATCCTTTTGTCCGCCGCACGGACCTATCCAGTAGATATCACGGCCATGCGGATCCTGTGCCTTGATTACCGCTTCCGACTGGTGTCGCTTGCCGAGCCGGGTTGCCACCGGCGACTTCATTTGTTCATACGGCAGGTTTGGGATATTGACGTTCAGCAGGAAGGGTTTGCCATAGGTGTCGAAGCGACGCTCGACGATATCGCGTGCGACCCGGGCCGCAGCATCGATCTGGCCCCAGCCTTTGTTGACTTGTGAAAACGCAATCGCCGGAATACCGAACAGGAAGCCCTCGGTGGCGGCGGCCACGGTCCCGGAATACAGGGTATCGTCCCCCATATTCTGGCCCTGGTTGATGCCGGAGACGATCAGATCCGGCGGTTCCGACATAATTCCGGTCAGCGCGATATGCACGCAATCCGATGGTGTGCCGTTGATGAAATAAAATCCGTTCGCAGCCTGATAGACGGACAAGGGGCGATCAAGCGTAAGGGAGTTGGAACTGCCTGAGCGATTGCTGTCTGGTGCCACCACTACGATATCGGCAATTGCTGCCATCGCATCGGCCAGGGCGATCAGCCCCGGCGCTAGGTAGCCGTCATCGTTACTGATAAGGATTTTCATCCCTGAATTTTACCTGAAGCAAGCGTCTCTGCCGCATAAGCTTGCAAGTCAATCCAGATAAATTCTGCCTGCCCGCCAAGCGCCTGCCACTGCGCCGTGACGGTGCAAAAATCTATTCGGTGCCAGTGGCAACCGCGTCTATCGTCGCAAAAAAATCCTGCACTACAGCCAGCTCACGCGTGCGTTTGAATGGCGGCAGGCTTTGCCAGATGCGTTTGCCATAAGGTTTGGAAATCAGGCGCGGATCGCAAATCATCAACACCCCCTTGTCACGCTCATCGCGGATCAGGCGTCCGGCACCCTGCTTCAAATTGATAATGGCGGCCGGTAACTGGTGATGCATGAAACCGTTCATCCCCTTGCGCTCCAGCGCTTCGATGCGTGCCGCCAAGACCGGATCATCCGGTGGAGAAAACGGCAGCTTGTCGATAATCACGACCGATAAGGCATCGCCGCGCACGTCCACACCTTCCCAAAAACTCTGGCTGCCTATCAACACGGCATTACCGGCGGCGCGGAAGCGGTCAAGCAATTCGGTACGCCCGGCTTCGCCCTGCACCATCAGCGGGAAAGGTAATTTGCGCCGTTCAAATTCTTCACGCAGGCGTTCGGCGGCACGGTTCACCGCGCGTATCGTCGTGCATAACAGGAAGGCACCGCCGCCAGCCGCCTCGATCACCGGCAAGGCGGCATCGATCACGGCATCGGTGTACTCGGGCGAATTCGGTTGCGGCAAACTGGTCGGCACATAGAGCAAACCCTGCTCACCGTATTCAAACGGGCTGGGCCAGGATTTGGCCGGCTCATCCCATAAGCCCATTTGCGCACTGTAATGATTGAAATCATTTTTGACCGCCAGCGTGGCCGACGTAAAAATCCAGGTGCGCGGCGTGCCTTCACGCTGCTTGTTGAAGATGGGTGCAATTGATAACGGTGTCTGATGCAATTGCAATGAGGTGGAGTAAGCCTCCACCCACAGCACACTCTCCTGGCCGATGATCACTTCTGTGGTCTTTGGTTTATTCCAGGCATCGAGGCGCATCGCCAGCTCCAGCGCCCGCACCCGGCATTGCTCAATGGTCTCGGCGCGCTCGGCCTGCTTTTGCAGGACGGCGATCATATTGTCGAGCTGTTCTTTGAGGGTTTCCAGCGCCGGGAAGAAGGCACTCGAAGGCGCGATCTGGTTGACCGCCAGGCGCACGATATCCTGCGGGAAAGTCAGGCGCAAATCGCGCGCCGCACGCTCCACAGGCGTCACCGTGCCGGCCCAGTCGGCACCGTCACGTGCGTGCGACAAACCTTCGGCCAGCACATCGCGACACAGTTCCAGCACTTGCGAGGTTGAAATGGTTTCACCGAAGAACAGCGTCGCGGTATCCGGCAACTGATGTGCTTCGTCGAAAATAATCGTATTCGCCGATGGTAGCAATTCCGCCACGCCGGTGTCTTTCAATGCCACATCGGCGAAAAATAAATGGTGATTGACCACCACCACGTCGGCTTGCTGCGCTTCCTTGCGCGCCTTCATCACGAAGCAATCCTGGTAGTACTGGCACTCGGCGCCCATGCAGGTATCGCGCGTTGATGTCACCAGGTTCCAGATTGAAGCGGTTTCCGGCACTTTCGACAATTCAGCCTTGTCGCCCGAACCGGTGGTTTTCATGAAGCGCGAAATTTCACGCAGGTAACCGACGTCGTCGCGCGAAGTCAGGCGACCGTTTTGCAGCGTACGTTCCAAATGGAAATGGCACACATAATTGGCACGGCCTTTCAGCAGCGCTACCGAAACCGGTGCGTTCAAGGCTTTGCGTACGCTGGGGATGTCGCGCAGGAAGAGCTGGTCCTGCAAGTTCTTGGTGCCGGTCGAAACGATCACCTTACCGCCCCACAGCAGCGCAGGTACCAGATAGGCAAAGGTTTTACCGGTACCGGTGCCGGCTTCGGCGATCAGCGTGCTTTGATTGGAAATTGCATGCGCAATGGCCTTGGCCATTTCAGTTTGCGACTGACGCGGACGAAAAGAGCCGACCGCATGACCCAGCGGGCTATCAACACCAAACAACTGATCGATTTCGGCATCGTGTGTGGCGGCTACAGGCAATGCAGAAGGTTCGTCGGTCAAAATAAAGTCTTGGGTTTAAAGCACTTGGGATAAAGAAAATCTATGCGCCACATCATTCCGCCGGCACGGCAGGCGAAAACGTGAACGATCTCAGGCTGGAATATCAGGGATCAATTGCATTTTAAGCAAGGTGATATTGTCTTTCAGCTGCAATTTCCGCTTTTTCAAACGGCGCAATTGTAACTCCTCATGGCGTCCGTCGCTAACCAGGGTCTCAATCACGGCATCCAGATCCCGATGTTCGACTTCCAGTTCGACAATACGTTGGTGCAGAAGAGCGTGCGAAGTGTTCATAGTCATATTGCCTGTCTTCTTGTCGATGAAACAATTCAAATATTAAGGTAGCCACAAGAGGTCCGGTACAGCCCCGGTCTACCGGCTCCTGGCCGCTCCCGTGCATCAAATACCAGGAACAAGCCGGGCCAACTACCGTCATTCAATTGTAAAAAATTCTTACAATTTTAAAAGCCCCGCATTTACTTCCGGCGGACTCTGCATGCAATAATCAAACGCAATTATTCCCAGCCATAAGTTTAATCCACTAACACTAATGCGCCAATACGAGATAGAAGCAGGAACCGGCCAACACATTGGCGACCGTAGCGAACAACAAGACCGCGTCGCCTTGTTTGCCGCCCCGAAAGCGCCTGGCTATATGTTAGCCGTCATTGCCGACGGCATGGGAGGTTTATCCGGCGGAGCCCTGGCGGCAGAGCAAGTCGTGCGTACCGCGCAACAGGTTTTCGAGCGTTTTTCGCCGCTTACCGATAATCCGGAAGCCATCCTGCACACGATCGCCGGCGAAGCCGATACCGTCATCAAGCTATCGGCCATGTCGTCGGACAAAAAACCGCACAGCACAGTGGTCCTGCTGATCCTCACGCCACAAAATAGTGCAATCTGGGCGCATGTAGGCGATTCCCGCCTGTATTACTTCGATGGCCCGAATTGCATCAAGCGCACGATAGACCATACCTATCTCGAACAACTGAAAGCCGAAAACAAGCTGGATGAGGCAAAAGCCAAGGATCCCTTGCTGGCCAATCTGCTGGTCAATGTACTGGGCAGCAGTAGCAATGATTTCGACATTACGCTGAACCGTCGCGACGGCCTGAAGGCCGGCGACTCTTTCCTGCTCTGTACCGATGGCTTGTGGTCTTATTTCAGCGATGCCGAACTGGGCGCGGCCATCGCGGTGAACTCGCCGCGCAAAGCGTCCGAGATGCTGATCACGAATGCACGTAAACGTGCAGCCGGCAGCAAGGCGGACAATTGCACGCTGGCCATTGTCAAACTGGTCAAACC of Janthinobacterium sp. Marseille contains these proteins:
- the rlmD gene encoding 23S rRNA (uracil(1939)-C(5))-methyltransferase RlmD, which codes for MQQTIIDIESLDMEARGVGHLQNEDGTPGKVVFVEGALPKERVVYSSYRKKANWEAAKMMSLIKESSLRTKPKCVYFGICGGCSMQHLEPSAQVALKQRILEDNLKHIGKVKAETMLRPIHGPTWGYRYRARISVRNVPKKGGVLVGFHERKSSFITDMKTCEILPPNVSAMLVPLRELIASLSVIDHLPQIELAIGQGAQEKVTAMVLRIMTELSADDEVKLKAFADLHQVQWWLQPAGPDSAYQFYPTENNLHYALPEFNVKMPFKPTDFTQVNHQINRVLVARALRLLDAQPTDRIADLFCGLGNFTLPIATQAREVVGIEGSTTLTERSLENAVANGLADKTSFYCRNLFEAKAEDFVELGKFDRMLIDPPRDGALAVCEALSELGKSQPDLLPSRIVYVSCNPSTLARDAAVLVNEGLYDLKNAGVINMFPHTSHVESMAVFELRQDLKPAA
- the rpoS gene encoding RNA polymerase sigma factor RpoS; this encodes MTRNRDVHAEDDENSDALSSELSLQADDDAEKSDITDDDGDAVELAERVAPVEVAGIDELKKVLATELSTDATQHYLNQIGTRPLLTVPEEVHFATLAKQGNFAARQKMIEHNLRLVVSIAKHYINRGVILLDLIEEGNLGLMRAIDKFEPERGFRFSTYATWWIRQSIERAIMNQARTVRLPVHVVRELNQTLRAKFHLEAQHHDGKDATAEDIAHLVDRSVEDVQDILALSEHATSLDAPLDGDPQSSLMDLLQGDHANDPDALAEHNEMTVLVHDWLEKLPDKQRLVITRRFGLDNDDPATLEALAAEMHVTRERVRQIQQEALVKLKRSLMRTGVGKDSLL
- a CDS encoding peptidoglycan DD-metalloendopeptidase family protein, whose protein sequence is MRINTTRQIFLISLVGLLSACSSTQNSAPVSERRISGTTPPKAAVEDRTTYTVRKGDTLYRIALDFGQSYSEIVAWNNLANPNDIKVGQVLRVAPPDAPVARSGGAQTGAIASSSVVESRPLGAPSSTTVSASATNKTSPRGEKRPYSDATLAEMQKPDSTPVVAAAPAATPATATAAKPATPAEAAAPVALAADDDSVSWIWPAEGKVVGTFDDGRKGLDIAGKSGQAVLAAGAGKVMYAGSGIRGYGNLVIVKHTSNLLSAYAHNKAILVKEGQNVNKGQKIAEMGDSDSDSVKLHFEIRQQGKPVDPSKFLPSR
- a CDS encoding protein-L-isoaspartate(D-aspartate) O-methyltransferase, whose translation is MTEKKRFPLSLSSIAEKAPRSGARTEVNRSSTSGKVATPQTATQNASQHGKRTITPARPAEVPRKAAAAPSSNERATPLVSEAVRKAMTARVAKQGVKDSKVLAAMDAVPRHLFMEPALASQAYIDASLPIGYHQTISQPYIVARMIEVMRNNQQGGVLNRVLEIGTGCGYQAAVLSLVAKEVYSIERIKGLHELAKANLRPMRVANIRLHYGDGMLGLPQAAPFDGIILAAAGLEVPQALLEQMTIGGRLVAPVGERHQVLQLIERVSKFEWKSSTLEDCHFVPLRPGTVT
- the surE gene encoding 5'/3'-nucleotidase SurE, whose translation is MKILISNDDGYLAPGLIALADAMAAIADIVVVAPDSNRSGSSNSLTLDRPLSVYQAANGFYFINGTPSDCVHIALTGIMSEPPDLIVSGINQGQNMGDDTLYSGTVAAATEGFLFGIPAIAFSQVNKGWGQIDAAARVARDIVERRFDTYGKPFLLNVNIPNLPYEQMKSPVATRLGKRHQSEAVIKAQDPHGRDIYWIGPCGGQKDAGEGTDFHATALGHVSITPLQIDLTHTAQLEALKKVLV
- a CDS encoding ATP-dependent DNA helicase translates to MTDEPSALPVAATHDAEIDQLFGVDSPLGHAVGSFRPRQSQTEMAKAIAHAISNQSTLIAEAGTGTGKTFAYLVPALLWGGKVIVSTGTKNLQDQLFLRDIPSVRKALNAPVSVALLKGRANYVCHFHLERTLQNGRLTSRDDVGYLREISRFMKTTGSGDKAELSKVPETASIWNLVTSTRDTCMGAECQYYQDCFVMKARKEAQQADVVVVNHHLFFADVALKDTGVAELLPSANTIIFDEAHQLPDTATLFFGETISTSQVLELCRDVLAEGLSHARDGADWAGTVTPVERAARDLRLTFPQDIVRLAVNQIAPSSAFFPALETLKEQLDNMIAVLQKQAERAETIEQCRVRALELAMRLDAWNKPKTTEVIIGQESVLWVEAYSTSLQLHQTPLSIAPIFNKQREGTPRTWIFTSATLAVKNDFNHYSAQMGLWDEPAKSWPSPFEYGEQGLLYVPTSLPQPNSPEYTDAVIDAALPVIEAAGGGAFLLCTTIRAVNRAAERLREEFERRKLPFPLMVQGEAGRTELLDRFRAAGNAVLIGSQSFWEGVDVRGDALSVVIIDKLPFSPPDDPVLAARIEALERKGMNGFMHHQLPAAIINLKQGAGRLIRDERDKGVLMICDPRLISKPYGKRIWQSLPPFKRTRELAVVQDFFATIDAVATGTE
- a CDS encoding DUF465 domain-containing protein; amino-acid sequence: MNTSHALLHQRIVELEVEHRDLDAVIETLVSDGRHEELQLRRLKKRKLQLKDNITLLKMQLIPDIPA
- a CDS encoding PP2C family serine/threonine-protein phosphatase — translated: MRQYEIEAGTGQHIGDRSEQQDRVALFAAPKAPGYMLAVIADGMGGLSGGALAAEQVVRTAQQVFERFSPLTDNPEAILHTIAGEADTVIKLSAMSSDKKPHSTVVLLILTPQNSAIWAHVGDSRLYYFDGPNCIKRTIDHTYLEQLKAENKLDEAKAKDPLLANLLVNVLGSSSNDFDITLNRRDGLKAGDSFLLCTDGLWSYFSDAELGAAIAVNSPRKASEMLITNARKRAAGSKADNCTLAIVKLVKPAKEVKDYTIKKMRSAV